The DNA segment CGCTTACCCCTGCGGGGGCTGCTCATACGGCCTTCACACTAGGCGCGCATCGTGCGGGTGGCGCCCGGCGTAGAGACGCAGTGCGGCCGTGGTGCTGCGGGCGGCTGTCTTCCAGTCGGCGAGGATGTCGTGGGCGGTGGGGTCCAGGACGCGCAGCAGTCCGGGCCGTACCCGCTGGGTCGGTGCGGGCCGTACCCGGTCTGGGTCTGGCCAGGTCGAACAGGTGGAGGGCGCTCGGCGGGGTCGGGCCTCGGGTCTCGGGCCACGGCGGAGCACGGCGGTGGAGAGGTTCAGGTACGGCCGCGCTCCAGGCGGACGAGTGGTCGACACTGGCCCCGGTCGGCTGGGCGACCTCATCACGGCGCAGTCCTGGCACCCGGCGCCGGCCGGCATGCGCGGGCAGCCTGGCCTCGTCGGGTCGGATCCGCGTCCGGCGGGAGGGAAGGAGGTCGCGCGGGTCCAGATTGGTTCCGCGCTCCGCTGACGTACTCATTTCTCCGGGCTAGGCAGTGTCTTCAAATGATCACTGCTGAGGGATCATGGTGTGGTGATACGTCGTCATGAACTGTCTGATGCCGAGTGGGAGTTCGTCCGGCCGTTGTTGCCCGAGTCGTTGCGGGGGCGGAAGCGGCTGGACGACCGCAGGGTCCTGAACGGGATCGTGTGGAAGTTCCGGACCGGAACGGCCTGGCGGGATGTGCCCGAGCGCTATGGTCCGTGGGCCACGCTGCACACACGGTTTCGCAGGTGGGCGGCGGACGGGACGTTCGACCGGATGCTGCAGGCCGCACAGGCGAAGGCGGACGCGGCGGGAGACATCGAGTGGCTGGTGTCGGTCGATTCCACCATCGTCCGCGCTCACCAGCATGCGGCCGGAGCCCGAAAAGGGGGCTCCGCGACCCAGCCCTCGGCCGGTCCAGAGGCGGCCTGACCAGCAAGATCCACCTGGCCTGCGACGGCAGAGGCCGCCCGCTCGCCTTCGTCCTCACGGGCGGCAACACCAACGACTGCACCCGGTTCATCACCGTGATGGAAGCGATCCGGGTGCCCCGCCCGGGACCGGGGCGACCCCGCGTCCGGCCTGATCATGTCCTGGGCGACAAGGGCTACAGCTCAAGAGCCATCCGCAGCTGGCTCCGCCGCCACGGCATCCCGCACACGATCCCCGAGCGGGCCGACCAGGTCGGCAACCGGGCCCGGCGCGGCAGCCGCGGAGGCCGCCCGCCGGCCTTCGACCGCGAGGTCTACAAGCACCGCAACGTCGTGGAGCGGTGCTTCAACCGCCTCAAGCAGTGGCGAGGCATCGCCACCCGCTACGACAAGACCGCCCAGTCCTATCAAGCGGCCGTCACCCTCGCATCACTCCTGATGTGGGCGTGACATTTGACGACAGAACCTAGGACGGCATGCGGGACTCCGGGCCACGGCGGAGGGGGCCTGTGAGACCCCGACGGGCCCGGGCGCCCGTACCGGCACGGGCGGGGGCCGGAGCGGTGCTCCGCTGGAGTACGGATACGACACGTCTTTCCGGAAGGACTCCCCCACGGCCAAGTCCCTGATCGTCATCACCGGCGCCGGCTCCGGCAGCGGCGCCGTGACGGCGCGCCTGTTCTCCGCGCGGGGTCCTCCGCTGCTGCTCTTCGCCCGTCGGCGAGAGAGGCTGGAGGGCCCCCACGTCACGGTCCGGGAGATCGTGCTGGCCGTCACCGGGCAGGTGGCCTGACCGGTGCGGGCCGCCGGGCTCGGGCGTGCTCCCCCGCCCCGGCGGCAGCCGCGCCCACGGCGGCCGGGTCCGGTCCGGGTTCCGGAGTGCTTCAGCGGACCCAGGTGTCGGTCAGGGAACGGACGGCGGAACCGTCGAGGTCGGCGAGGGTGGTGGCGACGAAGTCGCGGGCCCACTGCGAGGTCTGGATCCGGAACGGCGGGCGGTCGGCGCTCAGGGCGTCGATGATCGGGGCGGCGGCCTCGTCCGGGCTCTGGGCGTTGCCGAAGGACTGCTGGGTGCGGGCGATGTACGCCTGGAGGGCCTGGGCGTAGGGCCCGCTCTCGGCGAGCATCGCGGGAACGTCGAGGCCGAGGTTGGCGACGAACTCGCTGGCGACGGCGCCGGGTTCGATCACGGTGACGTCGACGCCGACGGTGGCGGCGACCGGGGAGAGGGACTGCATGAAGCCCTCGACGGCGAACTTGGCCGCGCAGTAAGCCTCGTTGAATGGCTGGCCCACCGCGCCGCCGACACTGCTGACCGTGATCACCCGGCCCCGCGTGGCCCGCAGGTGCGGCAGGACGGCCCGGGTCATCGCCACCACGCCGAAGAAGTTGACCTCCATCGCGGCACGGACATCGTCCAGGCTGCTCTGTTCGATGGTGCCGACCTGGGCGGCTCCGGCGTTGTTGATCAGAGCGTCCAGACCGCCGTACTCGGCGACGACCTCGTGCAGGCAGGCGGCGATGCTCTCCGGGTCGGTCACGTCCAGGCGCTTGACCTGGATGCGGTCGGCCACGTCCGCCTCGGCAGCGGCCTCGCGCAGGGCGTTGGCCTTCCTGGTGTCGCGCATGGTCGCGATGGTCGTCCAGCCGGCCCGAGCCGCGCCGACGGCGGCGGCCAGGCCGATACCGGAGGATGTGCCGGTGATCAGGACGGTCTTCGGGGAGGTCATACGGGTCTTCCTCAGCTGGGGAGCGTGACGGGCCGCGCCCGTAACCGGGGAGTTCCCCGGTTCGCCTCGAACGGTAAGCGGGGAACTCCCCGGTTGTCCAGTTAGACTGGTCCCGGACGAAGGGAGCACACGTGACCGCCCAGCCCAACGTGCTGCGCGCCGATGCCCGGCGCAACCGGGAGCGCATCCTCGAAGCAGCAGTCCGCTCCTTCTCCGAGAGGGGCGCGGACGTCGCGATCGACACGATCGCCAAGGCGGCGGGCGTCGGCTCGGCCACGCTCTACCGCCACTTCCCCACTCGTGAGGCACTGGTCGAGGCGGCCTACCGCAACGAGCTGGCCCGGGTCTGCGACAGCGCCGCCGACCTGCTGGCCGGCCACCCGCCGGACCGGGCGCTGCGGCTGTGGATGGACAGGTTCATCGACTACCTGGCCGCCAAGCACGGCATGGCGGACGCCCTGCGGGCCGCAGTCGCCACCGGCGCCGACCCCTTCGCCGAGACCCTCGACAGGCTCGGCACCGCCATCAGCACCCTGCTGCACGCGGGCGCCGATGCCGGTCTCCTGCGCTCCGACATCGACCCCCTCGACGTCGGCTTCAGCCTTTCCGGCCTCGCACTGGTGACGAGCGCTCCCGGCCACCGCGAACGCGCCGGCCGCCTCCTCGACCTGCTCCTCGACGGCCTCCGCCACACGGCGCCCCGACCCACGCCGACCCCGTGACCCGCAGGATCTGCGCGACATCCTCCGGCTACATCCTGACCAAGCGGTGGAGCGCCGGCATCGACGTGCTCGCCTCGACCGCCTGGCAGCTCACCGCCGGAGGGCTGTTCCTGCTACCGGTCGCCGCAGCCGTGGAGGGACCTCCGCCCGCACTCTCCACGCCGGCGCTCCTCGCGTTCGGCTACGTCACCTTCGTCGCCACCGCGCTGGCCTTCGCCGCCTGGTTCACCGGGCTACGGCACCTGCCCGCGGGGACCGTGGGTCTGGTCGGACTGCTCAACCCCGTCACGGGCGTACTGCTCGGCACGGCAGTGGCCGGAGAGGTGTTGACGGCCCAGCAGTCGTGCGGGCTGGCACTCGTCCTGGTCGGAGTCGTCCTGGGACGGCCCACACGCGCGGGACGACGCGATGGCAGCCGGACCCCTCACCGGCCTGCACCCGACGAGCGCCTCGCCCGCGAGCCCTCCGCCTGCGATCCGCTGTGAGGACCAGGAGCATGGGAGCAGGGAGCGGCG comes from the Streptomyces sp. SUK 48 genome and includes:
- a CDS encoding TetR/AcrR family transcriptional regulator; protein product: MTAQPNVLRADARRNRERILEAAVRSFSERGADVAIDTIAKAAGVGSATLYRHFPTREALVEAAYRNELARVCDSAADLLAGHPPDRALRLWMDRFIDYLAAKHGMADALRAAVATGADPFAETLDRLGTAISTLLHAGADAGLLRSDIDPLDVGFSLSGLALVTSAPGHRERAGRLLDLLLDGLRHTAPRPTPTP
- a CDS encoding SDR family NAD(P)-dependent oxidoreductase — translated: MTSPKTVLITGTSSGIGLAAAVGAARAGWTTIATMRDTRKANALREAAAEADVADRIQVKRLDVTDPESIAACLHEVVAEYGGLDALINNAGAAQVGTIEQSSLDDVRAAMEVNFFGVVAMTRAVLPHLRATRGRVITVSSVGGAVGQPFNEAYCAAKFAVEGFMQSLSPVAATVGVDVTVIEPGAVASEFVANLGLDVPAMLAESGPYAQALQAYIARTQQSFGNAQSPDEAAAPIIDALSADRPPFRIQTSQWARDFVATTLADLDGSAVRSLTDTWVR